The Streptomyces sp. NBC_00224 genome has a window encoding:
- a CDS encoding demethylmenaquinone methyltransferase gives MTRATLDKQPHEVATMFDDVAANYDLTNDVLSLGQARLWRKEVAKAVDARPAQKVLDLAAGTATSSLPFAATGAYVVPCDFSIGMLKVGKGRHPHLPFTAGDATALPFKDDTFDAVTISFGLRNVQDTDAALRELFRVTRPGGRVVICEFSQPTWKPFRTVYSEYLMRALPPVATAVSSNPDAYVYLAESIRAWPDQPALAARLQQAGWSKVAWRNLTGGVVALHRGYKPQ, from the coding sequence GTGACCCGCGCAACTCTGGACAAGCAGCCGCACGAAGTCGCCACGATGTTCGACGACGTCGCCGCGAACTACGACCTCACCAATGACGTGCTCTCGCTCGGCCAGGCCCGGCTGTGGCGCAAGGAGGTCGCGAAGGCGGTCGACGCGCGCCCCGCCCAGAAGGTCCTGGACCTCGCCGCCGGCACGGCCACCTCGTCCCTCCCCTTCGCCGCCACCGGCGCGTACGTCGTCCCGTGCGACTTCTCCATCGGGATGCTGAAGGTGGGCAAGGGGCGCCACCCGCACCTGCCGTTCACGGCCGGCGACGCGACCGCGCTCCCGTTCAAGGACGACACCTTCGACGCCGTCACCATCTCCTTCGGGCTGCGCAACGTCCAGGACACCGACGCGGCCCTGCGCGAGCTCTTCCGAGTGACGCGCCCCGGCGGGCGCGTGGTCATCTGCGAGTTCTCGCAGCCGACCTGGAAGCCGTTCCGTACGGTCTACAGCGAGTACCTGATGCGGGCGCTGCCGCCGGTCGCCACGGCCGTGTCGTCCAATCCGGACGCGTACGTCTACCTCGCCGAGTCCATCCGCGCCTGGCCCGACCAGCCCGCGCTCGCCGCGCGGCTCCAGCAGGCCGGCTGGTCCAAGGTCGCCTGGCGCAACCTCACCGGCGGTGTGGTGGCGCTGCACCGCGGCTACAAGCCCCAGTAA